A stretch of the Alnus glutinosa chromosome 6, dhAlnGlut1.1, whole genome shotgun sequence genome encodes the following:
- the LOC133870285 gene encoding uncharacterized protein LOC133870285, whose amino-acid sequence MEQRIRQIDDMEQRMRHFEAFMSSTGLSFVCPGAQQSSPAHVGSTSSVSSAPAGNATTVGPLSPSGQLLTQQSPLGTPSPVTPSLAGQSTVGELTPGTAPRDPQRRPPDL is encoded by the exons atggagcagcgcatacgaCAGATTGATgatatggagcagcgcatgcgacattttgaggccttcatgtcctctacaggattatcgttcgtatgccctggtgctcagcagtcttcacctgcacacgtcggtagtacgtcatctgttagtagtgcgcctgcag gtaatgcgacaacggttggtccgttgtcgccttctggacaattgctgacccaacaatcccctctcgggactccttcgcccgttacaccatctcttgcgggacaatcgacagttggcgagctcacgcccgggactgcacctcgtgatccgcagagacgtcctccagatttgtag